A single Acidimicrobiia bacterium DNA region contains:
- a CDS encoding GNAT family protein: MSGPPVGGEVRAAEPVGEPPPVIEGGGVTLRPPDPDDAAMLFPATHRTHAAVWTYMAYGPWTHERAMSEWIASTVGSEDPRWWTAEVEGDPVGMAALMNRDRANRRVEIGHIWYSPSAQRTTVNTEVAYLLLRESFDHLGCRRVEWKCDALNEPSRKAALRLGFAFEGVFRNHMIVKGRNRDTAWYAMIDEEWPTARARLEEWLYQTPREAGRPVRGLSSGGG; encoded by the coding sequence TTGAGCGGCCCTCCGGTCGGCGGTGAGGTCCGGGCGGCCGAACCGGTTGGCGAGCCCCCGCCGGTGATCGAAGGCGGCGGCGTCACCTTGCGCCCTCCCGACCCCGACGATGCGGCCATGCTGTTTCCCGCCACTCATCGCACCCACGCAGCCGTGTGGACCTATATGGCATACGGTCCGTGGACCCATGAGCGAGCGATGAGCGAGTGGATCGCCTCGACGGTCGGATCGGAGGACCCGCGGTGGTGGACGGCCGAAGTCGAGGGGGACCCGGTGGGCATGGCCGCGTTGATGAACCGCGATCGCGCCAACCGTCGGGTCGAGATCGGCCACATCTGGTACTCCCCGAGTGCGCAGCGCACCACCGTCAACACCGAGGTCGCCTACCTGTTGTTGCGCGAATCGTTCGACCATCTGGGTTGCCGCCGGGTGGAGTGGAAGTGCGACGCGCTCAACGAGCCCTCGAGGAAGGCGGCCCTGCGGCTCGGCTTCGCGTTCGAAGGGGTGTTCCGCAACCACATGATCGTCAAGGGGCGTAACCGCGACACCGCCTGGTACGCCATGATCGACGAAGAGTGGCCGACGGCGCGAGCGCGTCTTGAGGAGTGGCTCTACCAGACGCCGCGCGAGGCCGGTCGGCCGGTCCGGGGCCTGTCCTCTGGCGGTGGGTGA
- a CDS encoding CBS domain-containing protein, translated as MVWTRGAGCAELAELLAAGEPHSVEGDLKQTCIATRADLLVARKLSSFDLIGTVVPHEVRRRSVRSVTAAIGAGPHSTLAAFVAARLSEVLGVEGSLLSASPDPANDDSVDAVLAEIAVLVPDLPSKVVRADSARALVSTFEEGTLLVVGAAGGSWLQRQFFGAGRKLVVGAPGGAIVVRSAPRRVFHQMIEPDTFGSRMLVSDALRLLTHDSAPVAVDGVLVGVVSRVDLESADPRATVGSVTRESRFVAPDDPVDLLDRVNATVWPMPVVDDSGRLVGVVER; from the coding sequence GTGGTTTGGACCCGCGGGGCGGGCTGCGCCGAACTCGCGGAGCTACTCGCCGCAGGCGAGCCCCATTCGGTGGAAGGCGACCTCAAGCAGACGTGCATCGCCACCCGGGCCGACCTGCTCGTGGCCCGCAAGCTCAGTTCGTTCGATCTGATCGGCACGGTGGTGCCCCACGAGGTTCGCCGTCGGTCCGTGCGATCGGTGACGGCGGCGATCGGCGCAGGCCCCCACTCGACTCTCGCCGCCTTCGTCGCCGCGCGACTCTCCGAGGTCCTGGGGGTGGAGGGATCACTGCTGTCGGCCTCGCCCGACCCCGCGAACGACGACTCGGTGGATGCGGTACTGGCCGAGATCGCGGTGCTCGTGCCCGACCTGCCGTCGAAGGTGGTCCGGGCCGACAGCGCCCGAGCCCTCGTGAGCACTTTCGAGGAAGGAACGCTCCTGGTGGTGGGGGCCGCCGGCGGCTCCTGGCTGCAGCGGCAGTTCTTCGGGGCGGGGCGGAAGTTGGTCGTGGGAGCGCCCGGCGGCGCAATCGTGGTTCGCAGTGCGCCGCGACGGGTGTTCCACCAGATGATCGAGCCCGACACCTTCGGCTCCCGGATGCTCGTCTCGGACGCGCTCCGGTTGCTGACCCACGATTCGGCTCCGGTGGCGGTCGATGGCGTATTGGTGGGTGTCGTGAGCCGCGTCGACCTCGAATCGGCCGACCCGAGGGCCACCGTCGGGTCCGTGACGCGAGAGTCGCGGTTCGTCGCCCCGGACGACCCGGTCGACCTCCTCGACCGCGTCAATGCGACCGTGTGGCCGATGCCTGTGGTCGACGACTCCGGCCGGCTGGTAGGGGTGGTCGAACGTTGA
- the ligA gene encoding NAD-dependent DNA ligase LigA, whose translation MKKPADRAAELRESLRYHSYRYYVLDDPEVSDAEFDALLRELLSIEEQNPDLITPDSPTQRIGTTASDAFAPVTHLSRLFSLDNGESPGDLDAWEARMVRQLGRAPSGYACELKIDGLAVSLTYRDGRYERGATRGDGATGEDVTANLRTIPQIPLQLLVDDPPAVLEVRGEVYMPEAAFEELNRTQAEAASRLFVNPRNAAAGAVRQKDPAVTASRKIAIWVYQVGTVDGVRFSTHTESLEWLAQAGFPVNPRSQHSVNLDAVKAYIAEAEENRHTLGYQTDGVVVKVDSLAEQNELGFTAKSPRWAIAYKFPPEEQTTRLLEIRINIGRTGAATPYAVLEPVFVGGATITNATLHNQDEVARKDIRLGDTVVIRRAGDVIPEVVGPVVSLRTGVEKVWKMPKKCPFCRNPIVRNLGEAVARCTGGFECPSRLVEYLYHFASRGGMDIEHLGGKTIQMLMDEGSISDPADIFTLDPGLLLERDGWGETSVANLMAAIDAARDRPLGRLITALGIPLVGATVARLLARRFRNLDALMGAAEEDLSAIEGVGPEIARSVREWSADPANRALVAKLQAAGVRTADAEPEGVDTGLLTGVTLVVTGTLAGFSREGAKIAVEDRGGKVASSVSSKTDAVVAGESPGGAKLQKAQDLGVPVVDEPTFVALLERGRRAIE comes from the coding sequence ATGAAGAAACCCGCGGACCGGGCAGCCGAGCTGCGGGAGTCTCTTCGGTACCACTCGTACCGGTACTACGTCCTCGATGACCCGGAGGTATCCGACGCCGAGTTCGACGCGCTGTTGAGGGAACTGCTCTCGATCGAGGAGCAGAATCCCGACCTGATCACCCCCGATTCACCTACGCAGCGGATCGGGACGACCGCCTCCGATGCCTTCGCCCCGGTGACCCATCTGAGCCGGCTCTTCTCACTCGACAACGGCGAGTCGCCGGGGGACCTCGACGCCTGGGAAGCCCGCATGGTTCGCCAGCTGGGTCGAGCGCCGTCGGGCTATGCGTGCGAGTTGAAGATCGACGGACTCGCCGTGTCACTGACCTATCGGGACGGTCGCTACGAGCGGGGGGCCACCCGGGGGGATGGCGCCACCGGGGAGGACGTCACCGCCAATCTGCGGACCATCCCGCAAATACCGCTCCAACTTCTTGTCGACGACCCGCCGGCCGTGCTCGAGGTCCGGGGCGAGGTCTACATGCCCGAGGCGGCGTTCGAGGAACTGAACCGGACGCAAGCCGAGGCGGCCTCGCGGCTCTTTGTCAACCCGCGCAACGCCGCCGCCGGTGCGGTGCGACAGAAGGATCCGGCGGTCACGGCGTCGCGCAAGATCGCCATCTGGGTGTACCAGGTGGGGACGGTCGATGGGGTTCGCTTCTCGACACACACCGAAAGCCTGGAATGGCTTGCCCAGGCAGGGTTTCCGGTGAATCCGCGGTCGCAGCACAGCGTGAACCTCGACGCGGTGAAGGCATACATCGCCGAGGCGGAAGAAAACCGGCACACGCTCGGATATCAGACGGACGGGGTCGTGGTGAAGGTCGACTCCCTCGCCGAGCAGAACGAGCTCGGGTTCACCGCCAAGAGCCCCCGCTGGGCGATCGCGTACAAGTTTCCGCCCGAGGAACAGACGACTCGCCTCCTGGAGATCCGGATCAATATTGGGCGCACCGGGGCGGCGACTCCCTATGCGGTCCTGGAACCGGTCTTCGTCGGCGGGGCGACCATCACCAACGCCACCCTCCACAACCAGGACGAAGTGGCACGCAAGGACATTCGGTTGGGCGACACCGTCGTGATCAGGCGGGCGGGGGATGTCATTCCCGAGGTGGTGGGCCCGGTGGTGTCGCTTCGCACCGGCGTCGAGAAGGTGTGGAAGATGCCGAAGAAGTGCCCCTTCTGCCGCAACCCGATCGTGCGCAATTTGGGCGAAGCGGTTGCACGATGCACCGGCGGCTTCGAGTGCCCCAGCCGCCTCGTCGAGTACCTCTACCACTTCGCCTCCCGCGGGGGCATGGACATCGAGCACCTCGGCGGCAAGACGATTCAGATGCTCATGGACGAAGGGTCGATCTCCGATCCCGCCGACATCTTCACGCTCGACCCAGGTCTCCTTCTCGAGCGGGACGGTTGGGGGGAAACCTCCGTCGCGAATCTCATGGCGGCGATCGACGCCGCCCGCGACAGGCCCCTGGGGCGTCTCATCACCGCCCTGGGCATTCCGCTGGTCGGCGCTACGGTCGCCCGTTTGCTCGCACGGAGGTTTCGCAACCTCGATGCGCTGATGGGGGCTGCGGAGGAGGACCTTTCGGCCATCGAGGGGGTCGGTCCCGAGATCGCCCGTTCGGTCCGGGAATGGTCAGCCGATCCGGCCAACCGGGCGTTGGTCGCCAAGTTGCAGGCGGCCGGCGTGCGGACCGCGGATGCAGAGCCGGAAGGTGTCGACACGGGTCTCCTGACGGGGGTGACCCTGGTGGTGACCGGCACGCTCGCCGGTTTCTCTCGCGAAGGAGCCAAGATCGCGGTCGAAGACCGGGGTGGGAAGGTCGCATCATCGGTGTCGTCGAAGACCGACGCGGTGGTGGCGGGGGAGTCGCCGGGCGGAGCAAAGCTCCAGAAGGCACAGGATTTGGGGGTCCCGGTCGTCGATGAGCCGACATTTGTGGCGCTCCTCGAGCGAGGTCGGCGAGCGATCGAGTGA